A window from Mytilus galloprovincialis chromosome 8, xbMytGall1.hap1.1, whole genome shotgun sequence encodes these proteins:
- the LOC143085653 gene encoding transmembrane protein 272-like produces the protein MDQPPSYDSLFGKIAQAKVTSDGNVDFARKSIGIVCNSVIATVLLVVSLAVPIAAIVIGGLYLNDCPKQKYIPIYLIVFGAFSIVKAVSSLVDNCRARKNEGEQEESKPKSACDGVIGCFLFAWFIAGNVWVYSTYKKFSTDESSEDYCQPTLFYFSFWLITGTYIIMGLFFLLCCGCCISMLCCSAKMSSYGSPTSKYGV, from the exons atggACCAGCCGCCATCATATGACTCCTTATTTGGTAAAATAGCTCAGGCAAAGGTAACTTCTGATGGGAATGTTGATTTCGCCCGAAAATCAATAGGAATTGTGTGTAACTCTG TGATTGCTACAGTATTATTAGTTGTGTCCTTAGCAGTGCCAATAGCAGCCATAGTAATAG gaGGACTTTACCTAAATGACTGTCCGAAACAGAAATATATTCCTATATACCTCATCGTATTTGGAGCTTTTTCCATTGTGAAAGCTGTGTCGAGTTTGGTAGACAATTGCAGAGCAAGGAAAAATGAGGGAGAACAGGAAGAAAGCAAACCTAAAAGTGCATGTGATGGTGTCATTGGTTGTTTTCTGTTTGCATGGTTTATAGCAG GAAATGTCTGGGTTTATTCGACGTATAAAAAGTTCTCTACAGATGAATCGAGTGAAGATTACTGTCAACCaacattattttatttctccTTTTGGTTAATTACTGGTACATACATAATTATGGGACTCTTTTTTCTCCTCTGTTGTGGTTGTTGTATTTCAATGTTATGCTGTAGTGCTAAAATGTCATCATATGGATCACCTACTAGTAAATATGGTGTATAA
- the LOC143085654 gene encoding transmembrane protein 272-like translates to MDAPPSYNSLYCKIIEAKVTSGGNVDFARKSIGIVCNSVIATVFLVVFLAVPIAAIVIGGLYLHDCPKQKYIPIYLIVFGAFAIVKALLSLGDKCRASNNAGEQEESKPKGACDAIIGLFLCIWFILGNYWVYTTYKHFSTDESSDEYCQPTLFYFSFWLITGTHIVTGLIILLCCGCCISMVCCSNKPSYDSFSEYGV, encoded by the exons ATGGACGCACCACCATCTTATAActctttatattgtaaaattattgAGGCAAAGGTTACTTCGGGTGGGAATGTCGATTTCGCACGTAAATCAATAGGAATTGTGTGTAATTCGG TGATTGCCACAGTTTTCCTAGTTGTGTTCTTAGCAGTGCCAATAGCAGCCATAGTAATAG GAGGACTATACCTACATGACTGTCCGAAACAGAAATATATTCCTATTTACCTCATCGTATTTGGCGCTTTTGCCATTGTGAAAGCTTTGTTGAGTTTGGGAGACAAGTGTAGAGCCAGTAACAATGCTGGAGAACAGGAAGAAAGCAAACCTAAAGGTGCATGTGATGCAATCATTGGTTTGTTTCTATGTATATGGTTTATTCTAG gtAATTACTGGGTTTATACGACGTATAAACACTTCTCAACAGATGAATCGAGTGACGAATATTGTCAACCaacattattttatttctccTTTTGGTTAATTACTGGTACACACATAGTTACGGGACTCATTATTCTCCTCTGCTGTGGATGTTGTATTTCAATGGTATGCTGTAGTAATAAGCCTTCATACGATTCATTTAGTGAATATGGTGTATAA
- the LOC143085655 gene encoding transmembrane protein 272-like isoform X1: MSLLDESPPPSYDSIYGQLKEARHTTDGNVSFAKRGFTIILGSTICTILLVLFLSIPIACIVIGSLYLHDCPAQRLIPIYLIVAGAFSLVKDLSSLLQKCKAKRTEEEQEGGAPTNFFDGLVGCFLFAWFICGNVWIYSTHNHFSTDSTKADFCEPVLFYFSFWLLNATYILIGISCLLCCCGVSFACCAKDD; the protein is encoded by the exons AATCGCCACCGCCCTCGTACGATTCCATTTACGGACAACTTAAGGAAGCAAGGCATACTACGGATGGCAATGTTAGTTTTGCTAAGAGAGGTTTTACAATCATCCTTGGATCTA cGATCTGTACCATTCTGCTTGTCCTGTTCCTGTCAATACCAATTGCTTGTATAGTCATAG GAAGCTTGTATCTGCATGATTGTCCAGCACAACGTTTAATTCCTATCTACTTAATAGTAGCAGGTGCTTTCTCTCTCGTAAAAGATCTGTCTAGTTTGCTACAGAAATGCAAAGCCAAGAGAACTGAGGAAGAACAAGAAGGAGGTGCACCAACAAATTTCTTTGATGGATTGGTTGGTTGTTTTCTATTTGCTTGGTTTATTTGTG GGAACGTATGGATATACAGTACACACAACCATTTCTCGACTGATTCCACGAAAGCAGATTTCTGTGAACCAGTACTGTTTTATTTCTCCTTTTGGTTACTCAATGCAACTTACATCCTTATTGGAATCTCTTGTCTTTTGTGTTGCTGTGGTGTCAGTTTCGCTTGTTGTGCAAAGGATGACTGA
- the LOC143085655 gene encoding transmembrane protein 272-like isoform X2, with amino-acid sequence MSLLDESPPPSYDSIYGQLKEARHTTDGNVSFAKRGFTIILGSRSLYLHDCPAQRLIPIYLIVAGAFSLVKDLSSLLQKCKAKRTEEEQEGGAPTNFFDGLVGCFLFAWFICGNVWIYSTHNHFSTDSTKADFCEPVLFYFSFWLLNATYILIGISCLLCCCGVSFACCAKDD; translated from the exons AATCGCCACCGCCCTCGTACGATTCCATTTACGGACAACTTAAGGAAGCAAGGCATACTACGGATGGCAATGTTAGTTTTGCTAAGAGAGGTTTTACAATCATCCTTGGATCTA GAAGCTTGTATCTGCATGATTGTCCAGCACAACGTTTAATTCCTATCTACTTAATAGTAGCAGGTGCTTTCTCTCTCGTAAAAGATCTGTCTAGTTTGCTACAGAAATGCAAAGCCAAGAGAACTGAGGAAGAACAAGAAGGAGGTGCACCAACAAATTTCTTTGATGGATTGGTTGGTTGTTTTCTATTTGCTTGGTTTATTTGTG GGAACGTATGGATATACAGTACACACAACCATTTCTCGACTGATTCCACGAAAGCAGATTTCTGTGAACCAGTACTGTTTTATTTCTCCTTTTGGTTACTCAATGCAACTTACATCCTTATTGGAATCTCTTGTCTTTTGTGTTGCTGTGGTGTCAGTTTCGCTTGTTGTGCAAAGGATGACTGA